The Bacteroides fragilis NCTC 9343 genome includes the window AATACGAATTTTGACTTCCTCTTTAAATAGTATACTTAACTATAAAGTTCTTTATCTCTTACGCTGAGCAAAGAGCCACTCCATGAATCCGGGATAGTTGAAAGCCGGATTCCAGCTTCCATGATTGCAACCGGGAAACTCAATATATTCCACTTCCGCTCCCAAGTTCTTCAACGCTTTATAAGCCTCACGCGAGCCTTCTACAGGCACTACATTGTCGGCATCACCGTGAAAAATACGGAAACGAACATTTGCTGCATCGGCCAGACGCACCGGATTCACGGTCCCGCAGATGGGAACGGCAGCAGCAAACGTATCGGGAAAACGGACAGCAAGATCGTACGTCGCCATGCCTCCCATAGAAAGACCGACCACATAGATACGGTTACGATCCACCTGAGGCAAATCAAGATAGGTATCCAACAACTCTTTTACTGCACGCAGTACAGGAGTGATCTCTTGTCCTACCGGCATCTCCGAAGGAATAAAGGAAGAGGGACGGGAGGTATACGCCCAATAGTCTTTTTCGGGACATTGAGGTACAAGGACAAATGCCGGATACTTCTCCCGGTTCACCGGATTGAGAAACATCTGACCACCATGTGTCAACTGCTTCTCGTTATCACTCCCCCGCTCACCGGCACCGTGCAGAAAGAGTACCAAAGGATATTGCAGTCCCGTCTTTTCCACCTCCGGACGAAGTAGACGGTAATTGAGAGAATCACCCCGGGAAGAGATAAAAACTTTCTTTTGATACATCTCTTGCGAACGGGCACCCACGCCCAAAAGAAAGAGACTGATAAAGAAAAGGACAAACTGTTTCATGGTTATTCGGTATTATTCTACATATTTAGTTTCGGAAGGTAAAGATACACCATTTTCGTTAAAGGCTTCCACAGCAAAATAATAATCCTGATCGATAGTCAGCGATTTCATCTCCAACTCATTGCCACCGTACACCATCCACGAACTGTATAACTTATCAGGGGCGATCCCCCACAGGACGTTGTATCCCTGAGCCCCTTTCACCGGCTCCCAGCGAACAGTAACATCACGACGGTCGGTGTGCCGATCCAGAGCCAGCTTTTGAGGTGACCGGGGAGCCTTGCCGAACCCGAGTCCGAATACACGCAGTTCAGAAATAGCCAGATTCGGAGTAGGTACGTCTATATTCTTATAGCGGATATAGCGTGCGGTAGTCGGGACTTCAAGTTCTACATAGTCATTCGGCGTATCCTTATAGCTGCTCCGGCGATCGACCAGTATATTCCAGGTCTCCCCGTCGGAAGAGCCCTCAATCACATAGCGGTGACGCAATCCGGGAATCCGACCGTATAGATTACTCCGATAGTCGTGATAATTCACTTGTACGGCACAGACACGGGCAGGTTTCTCCAGGTCGATCAGTACCCACTGACGTTCATCATTTGCTTCCGCCAGCCAGAAAGACTTGGTTCTTTCATCCGTCAATGCATCCGGTCCGAACTCACCTTTCGCAGTAGATGCCGTCACCGGTTTGCGATAAGAAAGGAGCATCCATCCACGAAACTGCCCCTTCTTGCCGGGTACGGCCGGAGCATAGCGGGGATAATCACCGAAGCGGGTGTCCACGTACATAATACCGTCTTTATCGAATCCGGCAGGAAACATGCAGAGCCGGCGTTCCCAGTTGACGTTGATGGAAAGAGCCATCGAAGCAAAATGCCAATACTCTCCGCCGGGTCCCTGAACCGTACTGCCGTGTCCGGCTCCGTTCATATATCCCCCCGGTTTGTATGACACGGGATTGTGCTTCTGATAGGTGTAAGGCCCCATCGGATGATCGGCTACATAAACACCGTCGGCATAGACATTGAATTCTGTACCGGGAGCACCATACTGCATATAATACTTCCCATTGTACTTGGTCAGCCACGGGCCTTCGATATATCCTCCTAAAACGGTATCGCTATGATTCTCACCGAAACGTTCCCAGCCGTGGCGCTGCATGTCGAGATTGAAAAGCTCCTTCACTTCTCCTTTCGGAAGGAACCGGTGATTCTTATCCAGTTCCATACCCCGGATGGGATAAACATTGGACGAACCCCAGAACATATAGGCTTTGCCATCGTCGTCGATAAAAAGATCGGGGTCCTGCAGGTTATGAAGGATGGCGGGTGTAGCTTTCCATTCGCCGCTCTTCGGATTGTCGGAATAGAGAATACTCATAGAACCCGAAGGATCACCGGTGACATAAAGCACTGAGTCTTTATAGTTATGAGCGGCCGGAGCGTTGCTCCCCTGCGGATACCAGTCTTTGGGGACGATAAAATCCCAGTCCAGCAGATCTTTAGAGTGCCAGTATCCATTGGAACGGGTGACGAACATATAATACTCTCCACGGAACCTGACCACTGCCGGATCGGCACCCGAGCGGTAGGAAATGTCCTTGTCGGAGTTATAGATCATATAGGTATAATCTATGTTCAGCGGGTTGCAATAAGTATCTTGCCGCATGTCTTGCGCAAGGGCAAGGGTGGGAGACCCCAAAGCGAGTAAAAGAAGGAATAGTTGTTTCATGGTTGTAATCTATGGTATATCTTATTCTTCTGAGCCGAACCCCAGTCTCTTCAATCCTCTCTGTACATCGGGATGACTCATGAAGAGTTTCCATATCAAGCCTGAGCGATAGTTTTCAATCATCACAATAATCGGTCCCTGATCGATGGCGAGATAAGAGGAAGCAAACCAGTTTTCTGTCAGGTTGAAGGCATCCTTAAAGCCATATTCTCCCCACAGGCGGTCGCCCAATTCTTCGTAGAAATAACGCATAGCCTCCAGAGAATGTTCCGGAGTATAAGGAATGGAAGAGATGGCTGCGGTCGGGGTAATCACTCCCAAGTCGTTCTGCGGGCAATGTGCTGAGTAACCCTGATGATTGTCGCTCGCTGTCAGTCCCCAGCATTTGCGGCCGTATCCTTTATACTTCTTCGGATTATCGATGCAATAAGCACGGTTGATCAGGGTATGTGCTTTCATCTGCTCACCGTAGTCGGCATAACTGTCTTTGAGTCCGCGCGGATCGAGGCCGAGATAGGAATAATGTGTAAAGAAGAGAGGGCCGCCAAAGTCGGTGCCCAGGGGCAAGCGGATGCCGTAATATTCTTTTCCGTTCTTGAATGTAATAGAGTTGGCCCACCCCTTATGATACACCGATTCACGAATCGGATAAGTAGGCGAAGAAGCCGCCAGAATATAAGTGATATGGCACTCGTTCTGCCCTTTCAGCTGATGGTTCATCGCCCATCCGTTATTGGGTGACCAATGCCAATAAAGCACATCTTCACCTCCACGGGTGAACCAGTCCCACTCTGCCTGATGCCACAGGGTATTGATCAGCCCTCGTATCCGATTCTCTGTCGGATTATCGTGAGTGAAATACTGGTGTGCCGCCAGCAGTCCTTCGAACATAAAGGCAGATTCTACCAAATCGGCTCCATCGTCTTTCCTGCTGAAAGGAATGGTCTTTCCGGTAGCCCCGTCCATCCAATGTGCCCAGATGCCATGATAGCTATCGGCTTTATTGAGGAACTCCACTATTTTGAGCAGCCGCTCAGCGCCTTGCTCACGGGTGATGAACCCACGTTCCACACCGACTATAATTGCCATTACCCCAAAGCCCGAACCACCGATGGTTGCTATCTCGAGACGGTCATTGCTGCGCTCACGGGCCAGACCGGACTCGGGATGGGCAAAATCCCAAAAGTAACGGAAAGTTTGTTTCTGGACAAGAGTCATCAACTCATCATCGGTCAGTCTCGGCTGTTTGCCTGTAGCGGTGGCTTGCAACGTACAAGCACAGATCATAAGAAGAAATAAAAGGGTATGTTTCATTGTTGTTGTTAATTCAAGATTTTATCCCCCGAGAGGGCGTGTCGAGACTCATTTTGGTGAATAATGACACGCCCTCAGGTGGCTGCACGTCAGAGACACGGAGATTCCATCGTGCAGTGGGGATAGCGGCTTCCGTTGCCGCAAAGGGCAATCGGAAAGACGCTGTGTGTAATCATGGAATTGATATTATTGGAATGATTCTATTTTAATGAACTGGTTATACATGTTTCATATCAGTTTTTGAGGACTCCCTGCGAGATATCCACCTGCTTCTGCGGGATGAAGAACGTTGCATGTTTTGCTATCGAGAAGTTTGTCTTCCCGTGTGCCTTCATCATCTTCTCCGCATAGCCCGGCACCACCTTGTCCGCACGGATCAGGTCGAAGAAGCGGTGTCCCTCCAAAGCCAGTTCGATGCGGCGTTCGTTCCAGATGATCTCGCGGAGCTTCTCTTTACCGGTTTCCGTAATCTCGGGCAATCCCACTGTCATATCCGCCGGATGCACCGTTCTGCGGGCACGGGCGCGCACCATTTCCAGCTTGTCGAGTGCTTCCCGGCTTTCGCCCAGTTCATTGCAGGCCTCGGCATACATCAGCAGTACATCGGCATAACGCAGGAAGATCAGGTGACAATTCTGTTTGGCAAACGAGTTCTCGTTCCAGTAACCGGTAGGCCAGATGGTCTTTTTGTTGGCACGGGGCGGCACTTCTTTCTTGAAATGAATCTCGCCCTTTCCCTCCAATGTCTCTCCATCGTAGAAAATGGTTGCCGTGCGTCGGGGATCTCCCGCTTCATAGGCTTGGTCGAGAGCTTCGGAAGGAGAGAACATCCCCCAGCCCATCTCACCGCGAATGCCCTGCCATTTCACATACTCCGACTCGAGGTTGCGTTCGGTCGATTCGCCCCAGAGGTATTGGTCGGCAAGCATCACTTCGTCCGAATAGTAAGAGTTCGGATTGAACAGGTCGCGATAATCCCGATGCAGGCTATACTCGCCGCGGGCAATCACCTGACCGGTGTATTTCTTCACGTTGGCATAGTCCTGGCGGAAGAGATATACCTTGGCCAGCAATCCTTCGGCTGTTCCCTTGGTGGCGCGTCCCGACTCTTTCGCACCCCACTCCTGACGGGTAGGCAGATGCTCGGCTGCATAGGTCAGGTCTTCGATGATCTGTTGATAGACAGCCTCTTCGGTTGCACGGGGCTGATTGTATTCGCCGGGCTGCAACACCTTGGTCACCAGAGGCACCCCGCCGAAGGCGCGTACGAGATTGAAGTAGAAGAATCCCCGGAAAAAACGGGCCTGGGCGATGCACTTCACCCGGAGTTCTTCGTTCTTCACCGCACCCAGATTGTCCAGAGCCACATTGCATGAAGCGATAGCTTTATAATTGCCTTCCCACCAGCCGTTGATCTCGGAGGTAGAGGCGTCGTAAGTAAAGTCGTTGAACTGGTTCAGACGTGCCACACTACCGTCCGCCAGTTCGCTGCCTGTATCGGAGTTATCACCGGGTAGCTCGGTGATGGCAAACCATGAGAATCCGATGATGTCCCACGCCCGGAGTTGGGTATAGATGGCGTTAATACTCATCAACGCGCCTTCTTCTTCGCCGAAGAAGACATCTTCGGTCAGCTTTCCCTGCGAATCTACATCGAGGAAATCGGCACAGGAAGAAAGGGTCAGTGCCGAAGCCAGTAATATTGAATATATCTTTTTCATTGTAATGGTTTTGGGTTCACCACAGAGTAACACAGGGTCTCACAGAGTTTAATCTCATAGAATGTTTAAAAGGAAATCATCTCTGTGAGACTCTGTGTTACTCTGTGGTAAATCGTATTCATGTCTATATCATTTAATATTAGAAAGTTACGTTCAGGCCGAAGCGGCAGGTAGCTGTCACCGGATAGATCTGACGGTCGATGCCGCCCAGCACTTCGGGTGTGAAACCGTTATAGCCGGTGAAATAGGCCAGGTTGTTGCCGGAGAAGTAGACTCTCAGATTCTGCACGGATACCTTCTGCATCCATGATTTCGGGAAAGTATATCCCAGTTCCACCGTTTGCAGTTTCACGTACGAACCGCTCTCTACGTAGCGGCTCGACACCTGATAGTTATTGCCTTCCAGAGTCATTCGCGGTGTCATGGTATTTGGATTTTCGGGTGTCCAGCGGTCGAGGAAGGAGCGGTCCCAGTTGTCCGAACCGGAGAAACGTTCCACCTGCTTGGCATTGAATATCTTGTTTCCGAAGTTGCCTTGGAAGTCGATAGAGAGGTCGAATCCTTTCCAGAAAGCACTGATGCCCAGACCGCCGATGAACTTGGGAGTGGGACTGCCCAGATCCTTGCGGTCGTTGGCCGTGATGTATCCGTCACCGTCTACATCTTCGTATATCAGGTCGCCGGGACCTACGTTGTTCTGATACTGTTGTCCGGCATTTCCGGTGGCAGCGGCGGCACGCTCGTTGTAGTCTTTGATCTGTGCCTCGTTCTGGAAGATGCCGATCACGTTGTAGCCATAGAAATATTTAATCGGCTTTCCCTCTTCGGTCATCTGTACGGATTTTCCGGCGCCGATGTCACCGCTGGCGATGCGTTTGCCGCCCAGGCTGATGACTTCGTTTTTGATGGTCGTTCCTGTCAGACGGATACCGTACCGGAAGTCTTTCAGCGAATCTTCCCATTTCACGGTAAAGTCCACACCACTATTGCGCACCGCCCCCACGTTTGTTTCTACCGGGGTGAGGCCTACGGAAGCCGGTACATCCACCGTCACCAGCATGTCTTTCGTGTCCCTGCGATAATAGTCCAGTTCAAGTGAAAAGCGGTTGTTCAGCAGTCCAAGGTCGAAGCCGAGGTCCATCTGCTCCGAACGTTCCCAATGGACGCTCCGGTTGGAGAGTGACGTGATGGTTCCGCCGGGATAGAACACGCCGCCAAACACAGCATCATAGGACGGAGAGATATTGGCGAGCGCCCGGTATTTGTCGTTACCTATCTTATCATTACCGATCTGTCCCCAGCTTCCTCTGAGCTTCAGGTTGCTCAGCCACTGCACGCGGTCTTTCAGGAACGCTTCTTCGGAGACTCTCCATCCGGCAGCTACTGAGGGGAAGTAGCCCCAACGGTTGTCAGGACCGAACTTGGATGAACCGTCGGCACGGACCGAGACAGTCAGCAGATAGCGGTCCATCAACGCATAGTTGGCACGGAAGAGGTAAGACATCATTGTTTCGTGGTATCCGTTGTTGGCCACCGACTTGGAGCCGGCCGAAGCCTGGTCGAGATACCAGTAGTTTTCGTTATCGGAGAAGAAATCGCGTCCGGTGCCTTCCAGCAATTCGTAAACACGCTTCTGCGCCGTGATACCTCCCAAGAGGTTGAGCCGGTTCTTATCATTGATCTTCCAGTCATAAGTCAGCAGGTTTTCCCATAACCAGGTGAAGTCGCGGTCCCAGGTTTTGGAGAGGCTGTTGGTTTCGTTCTTCTGTGTTTCCGAAACGTAGTATTTCGGCACGAAGTTGCGGCGGCGTCCGTTGATGTAGTCGATGCCGAGGCTGGTTTTAAAGTCAAGCCCGTTCAGGATATTCCAGTTCAGGAAGGCGCTGCCCACGATACGTTCTTTCCAGTCGTCATTGTTTGTATAATGGAGTGTGGCGACGGGATTGGCAGAAGAGGCGCTTTCGGAATCCATAAAACTCCCGTCTTCATTGTAGGGACGCTTCACGGGACTGATGGTATAGGCAGCTTTCACCACCGCGCTGTTTTCGTTCTTCTTATGGCTGAAAGAGGCCGACAGATTGTGCCCGAGGGTCAGCCGTTTGCTGATCTTGTAGCTATTGTTGGCACGCAGGGTGAAGCGGTTGTAGGTGTTTCCGGTGATGATGCCGTCCTGCTGGTAATATCCAGCGCTGAGGTTGTAGCGCACCTTCTCCGATCCGCCGCTGACGCTGAGCTGATAGTCGCGTACGGAAGCCACACGGAAGATTTCGTCGAACCAGTTGGTTCCTTTGCCCAGTGAAGCAGGGTCGTCAAACTTGGGTTTTCCACCTGTGTTGACCAGTGCTTCGTTCAGCAGTGTCGCGTATTCGGTGGCATTGGCCATCTCGAAGCTGCTGTTGTTGAACTGGAATCCTTCGCTGGCGGTGAAGTTCACCACCGCTTTTCCTTCCGTTCCCTGCTTGGTAGTGACGATAATCACACCGTTGGCACCGCGCGAACCGTACATGGCGGTCGCCGATGCATCTTTCAGCACCTCCATCGACTCGATGTCGTGTGTGCTCAGGAAAGAGATGTCGTCCATAAACATTCCGTCCACCACATAAAGGGGATTGCTGTTATTCGTTGTGCCGATACCACGGATACGTACTTCGGGCGAGCTTCCGGGAGCACCGTTAGCCGAGATATACACACCGGAGACACGTCCCTGAAGGGCATTCGCCACGTTGGGAGTGGCAACTTTCGTGAGGTCTTTGCTCTTCACCGCACCTACCGAACCGGTCAGGTCGGACTTACGTTGTATACCATAACCGATCACGACAACTTCGTCTATCAATTGGTTATCTTCTTCAAGAGAGATATCCAGCTTCGAGGAGGCAGTCACCTTGACCTCCTGCGTTTTCATGCCGATATAACTGAAAACAAGAGTGGCGCCCGAAGGAACATTCGGAATAGAATAGTTGCCGTTAAAGTCCGTAATGGTTCCGGACGATTGACCTTTCAGCAGGATACTGGCGCCAATGATAGGCTCCCCTGTCTTTTTCTCGGTAACAACACCCGAGATGGTCAGACTGCCCTGCGCAAAAGAAAGCATGGAGAGCAGCAACATCATACATAGGGTAAACAGATTTTTTTTCATCGTTTGGTACTGATTTAAAATTCTGCTGCAAACTTAGACGGTAAATTGATGTAAGTCAAAAAAAGGGGTACTACAAGAGTACCATGCAGAAAAAAACAAGATTTCCACACTACTTCATCCCTACTGCAAAGGAATATAATTAATTAATATTCAATAAAATAAAAAATAGATTCTGAAAGGAGACCGGAATATGACTACTTCATCTGTTCTACTCCTTTCCGTCGATGA containing:
- a CDS encoding glucoamylase family protein gives rise to the protein MKHTLLFLLMICACTLQATATGKQPRLTDDELMTLVQKQTFRYFWDFAHPESGLARERSNDRLEIATIGGSGFGVMAIIVGVERGFITREQGAERLLKIVEFLNKADSYHGIWAHWMDGATGKTIPFSRKDDGADLVESAFMFEGLLAAHQYFTHDNPTENRIRGLINTLWHQAEWDWFTRGGEDVLYWHWSPNNGWAMNHQLKGQNECHITYILAASSPTYPIRESVYHKGWANSITFKNGKEYYGIRLPLGTDFGGPLFFTHYSYLGLDPRGLKDSYADYGEQMKAHTLINRAYCIDNPKKYKGYGRKCWGLTASDNHQGYSAHCPQNDLGVITPTAAISSIPYTPEHSLEAMRYFYEELGDRLWGEYGFKDAFNLTENWFASSYLAIDQGPIIVMIENYRSGLIWKLFMSHPDVQRGLKRLGFGSEE
- a CDS encoding carboxylesterase family protein, with amino-acid sequence MKQFVLFFISLFLLGVGARSQEMYQKKVFISSRGDSLNYRLLRPEVEKTGLQYPLVLFLHGAGERGSDNEKQLTHGGQMFLNPVNREKYPAFVLVPQCPEKDYWAYTSRPSSFIPSEMPVGQEITPVLRAVKELLDTYLDLPQVDRNRIYVVGLSMGGMATYDLAVRFPDTFAAAVPICGTVNPVRLADAANVRFRIFHGDADNVVPVEGSREAYKALKNLGAEVEYIEFPGCNHGSWNPAFNYPGFMEWLFAQRKR
- a CDS encoding RagB/SusD family nutrient uptake outer membrane protein, which produces MKKIYSILLASALTLSSCADFLDVDSQGKLTEDVFFGEEEGALMSINAIYTQLRAWDIIGFSWFAITELPGDNSDTGSELADGSVARLNQFNDFTYDASTSEINGWWEGNYKAIASCNVALDNLGAVKNEELRVKCIAQARFFRGFFYFNLVRAFGGVPLVTKVLQPGEYNQPRATEEAVYQQIIEDLTYAAEHLPTRQEWGAKESGRATKGTAEGLLAKVYLFRQDYANVKKYTGQVIARGEYSLHRDYRDLFNPNSYYSDEVMLADQYLWGESTERNLESEYVKWQGIRGEMGWGMFSPSEALDQAYEAGDPRRTATIFYDGETLEGKGEIHFKKEVPPRANKKTIWPTGYWNENSFAKQNCHLIFLRYADVLLMYAEACNELGESREALDKLEMVRARARRTVHPADMTVGLPEITETGKEKLREIIWNERRIELALEGHRFFDLIRADKVVPGYAEKMMKAHGKTNFSIAKHATFFIPQKQVDISQGVLKN
- a CDS encoding family 43 glycosylhydrolase yields the protein MKQLFLLLLALGSPTLALAQDMRQDTYCNPLNIDYTYMIYNSDKDISYRSGADPAVVRFRGEYYMFVTRSNGYWHSKDLLDWDFIVPKDWYPQGSNAPAAHNYKDSVLYVTGDPSGSMSILYSDNPKSGEWKATPAILHNLQDPDLFIDDDGKAYMFWGSSNVYPIRGMELDKNHRFLPKGEVKELFNLDMQRHGWERFGENHSDTVLGGYIEGPWLTKYNGKYYMQYGAPGTEFNVYADGVYVADHPMGPYTYQKHNPVSYKPGGYMNGAGHGSTVQGPGGEYWHFASMALSINVNWERRLCMFPAGFDKDGIMYVDTRFGDYPRYAPAVPGKKGQFRGWMLLSYRKPVTASTAKGEFGPDALTDERTKSFWLAEANDERQWVLIDLEKPARVCAVQVNYHDYRSNLYGRIPGLRHRYVIEGSSDGETWNILVDRRSSYKDTPNDYVELEVPTTARYIRYKNIDVPTPNLAISELRVFGLGFGKAPRSPQKLALDRHTDRRDVTVRWEPVKGAQGYNVLWGIAPDKLYSSWMVYGGNELEMKSLTIDQDYYFAVEAFNENGVSLPSETKYVE
- a CDS encoding SusC/RagA family TonB-linked outer membrane protein, whose translation is MKKNLFTLCMMLLLSMLSFAQGSLTISGVVTEKKTGEPIIGASILLKGQSSGTITDFNGNYSIPNVPSGATLVFSYIGMKTQEVKVTASSKLDISLEEDNQLIDEVVVIGYGIQRKSDLTGSVGAVKSKDLTKVATPNVANALQGRVSGVYISANGAPGSSPEVRIRGIGTTNNSNPLYVVDGMFMDDISFLSTHDIESMEVLKDASATAMYGSRGANGVIIVTTKQGTEGKAVVNFTASEGFQFNNSSFEMANATEYATLLNEALVNTGGKPKFDDPASLGKGTNWFDEIFRVASVRDYQLSVSGGSEKVRYNLSAGYYQQDGIITGNTYNRFTLRANNSYKISKRLTLGHNLSASFSHKKNENSAVVKAAYTISPVKRPYNEDGSFMDSESASSANPVATLHYTNNDDWKERIVGSAFLNWNILNGLDFKTSLGIDYINGRRRNFVPKYYVSETQKNETNSLSKTWDRDFTWLWENLLTYDWKINDKNRLNLLGGITAQKRVYELLEGTGRDFFSDNENYWYLDQASAGSKSVANNGYHETMMSYLFRANYALMDRYLLTVSVRADGSSKFGPDNRWGYFPSVAAGWRVSEEAFLKDRVQWLSNLKLRGSWGQIGNDKIGNDKYRALANISPSYDAVFGGVFYPGGTITSLSNRSVHWERSEQMDLGFDLGLLNNRFSLELDYYRRDTKDMLVTVDVPASVGLTPVETNVGAVRNSGVDFTVKWEDSLKDFRYGIRLTGTTIKNEVISLGGKRIASGDIGAGKSVQMTEEGKPIKYFYGYNVIGIFQNEAQIKDYNERAAAATGNAGQQYQNNVGPGDLIYEDVDGDGYITANDRKDLGSPTPKFIGGLGISAFWKGFDLSIDFQGNFGNKIFNAKQVERFSGSDNWDRSFLDRWTPENPNTMTPRMTLEGNNYQVSSRYVESGSYVKLQTVELGYTFPKSWMQKVSVQNLRVYFSGNNLAYFTGYNGFTPEVLGGIDRQIYPVTATCRFGLNVTF